The following proteins are co-located in the Solanum pennellii chromosome 8, SPENNV200 genome:
- the LOC107028024 gene encoding putrescine N-methyltransferase 2, translating into MEVISTHTNSSAITITTNGHHNNSKPDNRNGRTTHENGNKLLLGNSNSIKPGWFSEFSALWPGEAFSIKIEKLLFQGKSDYQDVMLFESATYGKVLTLDGAIQHTENGGFPYTEMIVHLPLGSIPSPRKVLIIGGGIGFTLFEVLRYSTIEKIHIVEIDNVVVDVSRKFFPYLAANFNDPRVTLVLGDGAAFVKAAQAGYYDAIVVDSSDPIGPAKDLFERPFFEAVAKALRPGGVVCTQAESIWLHMHIIKQIIANCRQVFKGSVNYAWTTVPTYPTGVIGYMLCSTEGPEVDFKNPVNSIDKDTTHVKSKLQPLKFYNTDIHKAAFVLPSFARSLIES; encoded by the exons ATGGAAGTCATATCTACTCACACAAATAGCTCTGCCATTACAATCACCACCAACGGCCACCACAATAATAGCAAGCCCGATAATCGAAACGGTAGAACAACTCATGAGAATGGCAATAAGCTATTATTGGGAAACTCCAACTCTATCAAGCCTGGTTGGTTTTCAGAGTTTAGCGCGTTATGGCCAG GTGAAGCATTCTCAATAAAAATTGAGAAGTTGTTATTTCAAGGGAAGTCTGATTATCAAGATGTCATGCTCTTTGag TCAGCAACTTATGGTAAGGTTCTTACATTGGATGGAGCAATTCAACACACAGAAAATGGTGGATTTCCATATACTGAAATGATTGTTCATCTACCACTTGGTTCAATCCCAAGTCCCAGAAAG GTGTTGATCATTGGTGGAGGAATTGGTTTTACATTATTTGAAGTTCTTCGTTATTCTACCATTGAAAAAATTCATATTGTTGAAATTGATAACGTGGTGGTCGat GTGTCTAGAAAATTTTTCCCCTACCTTGCGGCTAATTTTAATGATCCTCGAGTAACTCTCGTTCTTGGCGATg gaGCTGCATTTGTAAAGGCTGCACAAGCAGGGTATTATGATGCTATTGTAGTGGACTCTTCTGATCCTATTg gtCCAGCAAAAGATTTATTTGAGAGGCCATTTTTTGAGGCAGTAGCCAAAGCTCTTAGACCAGGAGGAGTTGTATGCACACAAGCTGAAAGTATTTGGCTTCATATGCATATTATTAAACAAATTATTGCTAATTGTCGACAAGTCTTTAAAGGTTCTGTCAACTATGCTTGGACTACTGTTCCAACATATCCAAC tggTGTTATTGGTTACATGCTTTGCTCTACTGAGGGACCAGAAGTTGACTTTAAGAATCCAGTGAATTCAATCGACAAAGATACAACTCATGTCAAGTCAAAATTACAACCTCTAAAGTTCTACAACActgat aTTCATAAAGCAGCTTTTGTTTTGCCATCTTTTGCTAGAAGTTTGATTGAGTCTTAG